CAAATCCATAGCCTGTACTGATTGTATTTCGGCTACACGAATGATTTACATATTTTGCAAAATCCCAACTTACAATTCTATATCCTCGCTCATCACGATATGAATATTTATCTACTACACCACGAGCATACTCATCTAGTTTTGCGTATTTTTTTGGAGTTACCTCAATTTCTAAACTGTCTTTTACATAGACAATTGTTCCTTTAGGAATAAATTCTTTTGCGAAAACGCCATAGCCAATTTCAGGACTTACAAAGCGAAGTTCGGTAGAGGGATGAATCATGTGTTATAAAAAGTTTATAAAAACAATGAATGACTGAAAGAATTTTGAACAAAATTAATTAATTTAATAATTCTACTAATTAATAGACTTTTACTGCCTTGATAGCAATAAGTTTAAATTTTATCTGCTAATAATTAAATAAAATTGTGCTGAATAAGAACGTAAAAATGAGAAATTAGTTGTAGAAAAAAAGCCTTTTTTGAATATTTTTGAAAAAATAGATTTTTAGCAATAAAAAGTCTCTTTCGATATTAAAATTTTAAAATAAGGTGATTAATAGATTTATTTTTATCAAAAATTTAAAAATGCTTATCTTCTAATTTTATTTCTCTACAAAAAATAGTAACCCACAAAAAAAGCCAACAAAACTAAAATAGTCTTGTCGGCTTGTCTTTAAACTTGATTTTCGAATTTCATTCTGATAATGAATTCAAAAATTTCTCTAAACAAACGATTTTTACATACCTGCTTTAGCAGTGATATCAAATCCTACATTTACAGTATTATTGATAAATTTGTCTTTTACTTTAGCAGTACCTTCTGCCATAAAGCTAACATTGAATTCTGTACGGTCAAGGTTAAATTTTGCACTTGCTTTTACTTCACCTTCTGCTGGCATAGTTACATTTGCATAAAAGCTAATTGCTTTTTCTACATCCATCATTTTAAGGTTACCTGTAATTTTGTGAGTTGGGTTCTCAGTAGAATGTTCTCCTTCTACTACTTCAATTGTTGAAGCATCAACAGGCTCAACATTTGTGATAGTGAAAGTAGAAGTTGGATATGTTTCAACAGCGAAAAAATCAGGGCTTTGAAGGTGTCCTACCAATTTACCATTATCTTCAGCTTCTTCAATATCTAATACTTTAATGTCTGTCATGTTGATAGTAATTGTACCACCTGTAAGCATGCCATTTTCTACCATTAATTTAGAATCTGGAGAAATGCCTAAAGTTCCATTGTGCTGACCACCTGGTTTTGAACCAATCCAAGTAACTGCACTAGCAGAAGGATCAACCATAAGTTCTTTCGTACCTTGAGTTTCTTCTGGAACAACAGCAACTGTATCAGCTACTTCAGCCTCTTGGCTTTTAGGAGCATTGTTACAACTTGAAAGGAATGATAATGAACCTGCTACTAAAATAGCACTAGCAAATAAAGAAATACTTTTCATAATAAAGTGAGGTTAAGTTTTGAAAAGACAAATGTAAATAAAATAATTGTAGGTACAACTATTTAAACTACTTTTTTTTGATTTAAAATCGAAAGATTTTTTTTTCTTTGATATTAGAGGGCATAACTCTTAGTTGCTACTATTGTTTTTGTATTTTTGTTCTGACAAATTATTAAATTCCTTCTTGAATTCTTTCTATCATTTTTATTCTTAATTATTTTTCAAATGACTACTCTTCCTATCTTATACGAAATCTTTTTAGAATCTTCTGGTGTTTCGACAGATACTCGCCATGTAAACGACAACGAACTTTTTTTTGCTTTAAAAGGAGATAATTTTGATGGAAACAAATTTGCCTATCAAGCCTTAGAAAAAGGAGCTTCTCATGTTGTTATTGATGATTCAAGTGTTATTCCTAGTTTTGATGAACATGACCAAAAGAAATTAGCTTATAAGAACAAATATCTATTGGTAGAAAATGTATTAGAATCACTTCAAAAACTAGCTAATTTCCACAGAAAACAGTTTACTATTCCTTTTATCGGAATAACAGGAAGTAATGGAAAAACAACTACAAAGGAGCTTTTACGTTCTGTTCTTTCTCAAAAATTCAAAACATATTCTACTGAAGGAAATCTGAATAATCATATTGGTGTGCCTCTTACTATTCTTAGAATGCCAACAAATACAGAAATTGCCATTGTAGAAATGGGAGCAAATAAGGTAGGCGATATTGAAGAGCTTTGCAGCATTACAGAACCTAATTATGGAATGATTACCAATATTGGAAATGCTCATTTACAGGGTTTTGGTAGCTATGAAGGAGTTTTGAGAGGAAAAACAGAATTATATCAATCACTAATAAAAAATAATGGAACTGTTTTTATAAACAGTAATGATTCTGTTTTGATGAACATGGAAAAACGTTTTGAAGATGGAAAAGTAATGAAATATGGAACAGAGAATATAGAAAATTATTATTCGGCTACACTCTCTGAATCTGTACCTATAATTATTTATAAAGACGAGGACAATAATAAAGTTCAGACTCAACTTACAGGCGCATACAATTTTCCAAATATTTTAGCTGCCTTAGCTTTTGGTAAATTTTTCGGTCTTTCTTATTCTCAAATGAATAAAGGAATTTCAGATTATCTACCAAAAAATAACCGTTCACAAGTCGAAGAGCGAAAAGAAACGAAAAATACTTTGCTGCTTGATGCCTATAATGCAAACCCTGATAGTATGAAGGCTGCTTTACTGCACTTAGAAGCAATGCCAAGAAATGGAAAGAAGAAAGTCGCTATTTTGGCAGATATGTTTGAAATAGGAAAAGAATCATTTATCAAGCACAAGGAAATTTTAGGTTTTGCCTTACAACTCAAAATTGATAAAATAATCGTTTGTGGAAAAGACTTTTCAACAGCCAAAACTGCTGGAAATATTGTTTCTAGTCTGATTTTGAGTTTTGTAGATAAAAAAGAACTAGCTGATTATCTAAAGAAAAATCCTGTTACAGAAAGTATTGTTTTATTAAAAGGTTCTAGGGGAATGGGCTTGGAAACGGTGGTGGAGCTGTTGTAACTTTCACTATCAACATTTAATTACAGATGATTAATCAAGGGAAAAGTCTATATTCTATTTTTATCTTTCAATTATGAAAATCTACATTTTATCATTACTATTAATTCTTTGCCTTTTTTCTTGTAATCCAAAGCCTATTTCTAACAGCGATAAAACAGAGTTTTCGAAAGAAGTATTGGAAGTCAGAAAGAAAGAGTTAGAAGAAAACAAACAGAAACCTATAGATATTTATAGTTACGACGACGCTAGACTTGACTCTATTTTTCGTTTGTCCTTAGATTCTATAATAGATTTTTTGAATGTTGCGAAATTTGAAAAAGATACTATTATAAGAAATGAATTTACGTATGCAGTGTATGGAAAAGCACAAAATGGATTTGCTGACTTTGTTTTCATAGAAAGTATGTATCCAGATTTGTTAGACTCTCTAACAACTCCAACTTATTTGTATATAAAAAATAGACACAAATTTGAGCTAAAAAATCAGTTTAATTTTGATGAAATGAGTTGGCGAGGTTCAAAAATTCAGCGAAGAGATATGAATTTTGATGGAAAAATAGATATCGTACTTCAGCGTCCTTGGTTTGCAAACAGAATGATAGCCGAATATTTAATAATTATGGATTCTGATTTTAAGAGAATAACAAAAACGTCTTCTACTTACGAATTGCTGACAGATGCAAAGAACCAAACGATTATTTCTTTTGTAGATGGTGGAAACTGTTGTACACATTACAAAACTATTAATAAATGGCAAAGTGATAGTTTGGTAGAAATAAAGCATTTAGAAAAATCATATAATCATCAAGAAGAGGGTGAGATTTTAGAAGAGTTTGTAATTAAAAATGGAAAAGAAATAAAGGTCAAAAACCAAAAATTAAAGCAAAATGAAGCAGAACACTATTTTGAAAACTACAAATAGAAAAACAAAAAAAGCATTTATTCCAAAAACTAGAATAAATGCTTTTTATAAAAATACCTCAACGATGGCAAAGCCTCGTTGACAGTTGAAAACTATCCGTTGTCGGTGTCCCACCGACGACATAAAAATCACAAATTAATCACGCTCTTTCAACCATTCTGCAACCTTAGGAGCAAGTTCTTTTTGAGAACGTCCACCTACAAAAACTCCGATGTGTCCACCTGGGAATTCGTATAATGTTTTGTCTTTCGAACCTACATTATCATTCAATGGTTTAGTTGCCGAAGGTGGAACTAAATGGTCTTCTGAAGCATAAATAGTCAGAATTGGATTTTTTATATCGCTTAAATTTACTGTTTTCTTTCCTAACGTAAATTCTCCTTTTATGAGTTTATTTTCTTGATATAAGTCTTTGATAAACTTACGGTAACATTCACCTGCTTGAGAAGGACTATCACCTACCCATTGTTCCATACGCAAGAAGTTCATCATTTTACCTTTGTCTTCCATCATATTAGTAATGGTAGCCATTTTTTTGAATTTGCTAAGTGGTTTCAACATATCAAAACCCATATTCAGAAATTCCCCTGGTACAAGACCATCATTTCCATCTACTACTTTATCTACATCTAAATCTCTTGACCACTTGAATAAAAGACCATCATCTGTATTGAAATCAAAAGGAGCAACAAGGGTAATCAAATTTTTGATTTTGTCTTGATTAAGAGCCGTATAAATAGTAGAAAATGTTCCACCCTGACAAACACCAAGCAAATTTATTTTGTCAATTCCATGTTCATTTCTAACAAAATTTACACAAGAATTAAGGTAACCATTGATATAATCTTCCATCGTCAAATATCTATCTACACGAGAAGGATAGCCCCAGTCAATCAAATAAATATCAATGCCATTATCTAGTAAATTTCTGATAAAACTACGATCAGATTGCAAATCCATCATATCAAAACGATTTACGAGTGCATAAGCAATCAATAAAGGCGTTTTGAGACTACGTTTAGAAGAAGAATAACGGTATAATTTTACTTTATCTTCACTCCAAACAAGTTCTTTTTGAGCTGTTGCGACATCAATTTCTTCTACATCATTGAGCATTTGATAGCCTTTTACGAGCTTTTCAGTTTGCTCAGTAATTTCTTTTGTAAAACTTTCAAATACATTAGTAGGTGTATTTTCTTGGTTTTGATTTGCCATAATAAAATTTAGTTTGTGTGTATTTTGTATTTATTGTAGCACACTCTTTAGAGTGTGAGCATTTTTGTCATACGTATTTTCCGAACCTTAAAAGTTATGGTACGCTTCGCACACTAAAGTGTACTCTACAAAATACGCTTTTTTTCATCAAAAACCCCAACTTCACTATGAAGTCAGGGTTTTTATCGAAGGAAATGTTAGATTTCACTAGAATACAGTTTTACTAAAAAAACTATACTTACATTCTGAATAACTACTCAACTTCAGAATGGTTTTGATTCAATTTTGGTTTATACCAATGGTAGTACCAAAATGATTTTAACTCTTCAACTCAAAAACTATTTTGTAGTTTTCTTACGAGTTGTAGTTTTTGTAGCAGGCTTAGATTCTTCAGTAGGAACTAAAGTTTCTGATTTGCTTACAGGAGCTTCACTTGCTTGGTACGCTTTATCTTTTGCTTCTGACGAAACAGAAGAATTTGCATTGTTTTCTAGCTCACGAATGCGAGCTTTCAATGCGTGTACTTGTTTAGCAAGTTCATCAATTTCAGAATTCAAAACTACAGGATAAGGAGAAAGAACTTGTTCCATTCCTTTATTAAAGCTTGTTTTCAAATCTAATTGAAGAGCCAAAACTTCGCCTTGTAATTTAGAAAATTCGTCGCCTTTGAAAATATCAATCATATTTCCTTCTAAGTGATTGAGCCAGTTCATATAGAACTCATTGTATGTATTTACATTTCCGTCTTTTGCTGTCTCAAACATTTTAGTCATAAACTCTTCAGAGCTACTTTTTACTGTTTTACCAATAATAGCATTCATATCAGCCATTTTTGTTTGGTAATCAAATAAAATAGTTTGCATTTGAGAGAAAAGTTTGATTGACTCTTTTTCTTTGCTTGGAGGCATTAATTTATAAAACGGAGCATATAATTTTTCCATACGCTCATATATTTCTTTACCAAACTGAGGGTTTGAGATGTTCATGTTTTCCATGTTCATCATACCCATCATTTTAGACATGTCAAAGTTGTTCATGTCCATTTTTGGCATCATAGAAGAGAATTTTTCGATCATTTCAGTATAAGGAGCGAACATTGGGTTGTTAGTCATCGTAGTACGATATTGCTCAACCATTTTGTTCATCTGCTCACTCATTTGTCCGAAGTTGGCAAAGCCAAACTGTGAAGGATTTTGAGCAAACATTCCTTTTGCCATTTCTTGCAATTTGTCCATGTTCATCATTTTGAAGTATTCTTGTACATCAAAATTTTTGTTATTGGTCATTTGCACAAATGGTTTCCACATTTCGTAGGCATCGAAATAGGTTTTTGCTCCTTTAGTCATGTTTTCAAATGCTTCTTGCATTGGTTGCATTGCTTTGAAAGCAGGATTAGAAGTCATCATTTTTTTGCTCTCATTCATCATCTCGGTAGTAGAATCTAACCAAGTTTTGTAAGAGCTAGTCATCATTTCTTGCATTTTGGTAGCATTTTCTTGCATATTTAATACATTTTTGCCACCTTCATTAGTCATTTGAGCCATTTTCAACTGACGGTCAGCCATTTCACTCATTGTATCCATCCACTTTTTAGAAAGTGATGATTGTTGTTCCATAAGTTGAGTTACTTGTTCTGGCATAGTTTCAGAAGAAATTGTTTTGCCTTTTTCTACTGCTTCAGAGATGATGCTTTTTTGGTTGTCGTACCAATTTTTATACATGTCCGTAGCTTGCTCCATTACTTTGCCTTCTTTAGCTGCTTCTTGGAGCTGACGAGTAGAACCTACCCAGTTTTCCACGATTTTGTTTTGAGTAGTTGCCCAAAAATCTAACATTTCCTTCGTAGAATCCATTACGTTTGCCATAGTATATTAAAAAGTTTAATTGGTAAAAAATAAGCACAATTCAAATGTACGAGGTATTTTTGACACTACAAAATCTCGTATGCAAGCAGCTAACCCTCTCATTTTGAACTAAATATCTGCTTAATTTTGCGAAATTTTTAATAAAAAAAAGAATATTTGGAAATATTTCAAAAGTGCAATATAAAACCAATGTTTTTTTGCTAAAAAGTCAATTTTAAAAAGTTGCACAATAATCCAAAGTTCTGTAAATCAGTAAATTATAATTTAAAAAAAAGGCTTTTTTTTGATAAAAATCTCTAATTATGCTTTAAAAAGTGAAACTATTATTTTTCTGTTACAAGTAGATTAATTTTTTTTTACGTTGTTTCAAATTAGATAAAAGACAAGGTGTCTAGAAATAAAAAATAACATTTTTATCTTATGTGACTTCTACCCTGTTTTAGAAAAAAAATAACTTTTTATTAAACTGGATTCATAATAAGTAATTTTAAACTTGTCGAAAAAGTAATTACAATTATTGTTGGTACAGTTATTTTTAGTATTTTAGCTACTTAACAAACCCATTACTACTGTTT
This is a stretch of genomic DNA from Bernardetia sp. MNP-M8. It encodes these proteins:
- the murF gene encoding UDP-N-acetylmuramoyl-tripeptide--D-alanyl-D-alanine ligase, with protein sequence MTTLPILYEIFLESSGVSTDTRHVNDNELFFALKGDNFDGNKFAYQALEKGASHVVIDDSSVIPSFDEHDQKKLAYKNKYLLVENVLESLQKLANFHRKQFTIPFIGITGSNGKTTTKELLRSVLSQKFKTYSTEGNLNNHIGVPLTILRMPTNTEIAIVEMGANKVGDIEELCSITEPNYGMITNIGNAHLQGFGSYEGVLRGKTELYQSLIKNNGTVFINSNDSVLMNMEKRFEDGKVMKYGTENIENYYSATLSESVPIIIYKDEDNNKVQTQLTGAYNFPNILAALAFGKFFGLSYSQMNKGISDYLPKNNRSQVEERKETKNTLLLDAYNANPDSMKAALLHLEAMPRNGKKKVAILADMFEIGKESFIKHKEILGFALQLKIDKIIVCGKDFSTAKTAGNIVSSLILSFVDKKELADYLKKNPVTESIVLLKGSRGMGLETVVELL
- a CDS encoding YceI family protein produces the protein MKSISLFASAILVAGSLSFLSSCNNAPKSQEAEVADTVAVVPEETQGTKELMVDPSASAVTWIGSKPGGQHNGTLGISPDSKLMVENGMLTGGTITINMTDIKVLDIEEAEDNGKLVGHLQSPDFFAVETYPTSTFTITNVEPVDASTIEVVEGEHSTENPTHKITGNLKMMDVEKAISFYANVTMPAEGEVKASAKFNLDRTEFNVSFMAEGTAKVKDKFINNTVNVGFDITAKAGM
- the phaC gene encoding class III poly(R)-hydroxyalkanoic acid synthase subunit PhaC, with amino-acid sequence MANQNQENTPTNVFESFTKEITEQTEKLVKGYQMLNDVEEIDVATAQKELVWSEDKVKLYRYSSSKRSLKTPLLIAYALVNRFDMMDLQSDRSFIRNLLDNGIDIYLIDWGYPSRVDRYLTMEDYINGYLNSCVNFVRNEHGIDKINLLGVCQGGTFSTIYTALNQDKIKNLITLVAPFDFNTDDGLLFKWSRDLDVDKVVDGNDGLVPGEFLNMGFDMLKPLSKFKKMATITNMMEDKGKMMNFLRMEQWVGDSPSQAGECYRKFIKDLYQENKLIKGEFTLGKKTVNLSDIKNPILTIYASEDHLVPPSATKPLNDNVGSKDKTLYEFPGGHIGVFVGGRSQKELAPKVAEWLKERD
- a CDS encoding poly(R)-hydroxyalkanoic acid synthase subunit PhaE, which produces MANVMDSTKEMLDFWATTQNKIVENWVGSTRQLQEAAKEGKVMEQATDMYKNWYDNQKSIISEAVEKGKTISSETMPEQVTQLMEQQSSLSKKWMDTMSEMADRQLKMAQMTNEGGKNVLNMQENATKMQEMMTSSYKTWLDSTTEMMNESKKMMTSNPAFKAMQPMQEAFENMTKGAKTYFDAYEMWKPFVQMTNNKNFDVQEYFKMMNMDKLQEMAKGMFAQNPSQFGFANFGQMSEQMNKMVEQYRTTMTNNPMFAPYTEMIEKFSSMMPKMDMNNFDMSKMMGMMNMENMNISNPQFGKEIYERMEKLYAPFYKLMPPSKEKESIKLFSQMQTILFDYQTKMADMNAIIGKTVKSSSEEFMTKMFETAKDGNVNTYNEFYMNWLNHLEGNMIDIFKGDEFSKLQGEVLALQLDLKTSFNKGMEQVLSPYPVVLNSEIDELAKQVHALKARIRELENNANSSVSSEAKDKAYQASEAPVSKSETLVPTEESKPATKTTTRKKTTK